One Herbaspirillum rubrisubalbicans genomic window carries:
- the pilP gene encoding type IV pilus biogenesis protein PilP, with protein sequence MRNKLALIWVAATALHVVSASAENISESLTRIEAETLVLKARERQLEIQSNIVTRQNEIAVKQNMTTAITQPVVVGDPVIRAIEGVGTNIFATLQLSDGSVVDVQQGDTLSNGMKVVSVTPREVVVMSKSNKRIRLGTYVQQNVGFNSGFAGSALGLPAVPARSAAR encoded by the coding sequence ATGCGAAATAAATTGGCGCTGATCTGGGTCGCGGCCACGGCCTTGCATGTTGTGTCGGCCTCGGCTGAAAACATCTCCGAGAGCCTCACGCGGATCGAGGCCGAAACTCTGGTGCTGAAGGCCCGCGAACGACAGCTGGAGATCCAGTCCAACATCGTCACGCGACAAAACGAGATCGCCGTCAAGCAGAACATGACCACGGCCATCACCCAGCCCGTTGTGGTGGGCGATCCGGTGATCCGTGCCATTGAAGGCGTGGGTACCAATATCTTCGCCACCCTGCAGCTCAGCGATGGCAGCGTGGTAGATGTCCAGCAGGGTGACACCTTGTCCAATGGCATGAAGGTGGTCTCGGTGACGCCGCGTGAGGTCGTGGTGATGTCCAAGTCAAATAAGCGCATCCGCTTGGGAACCTATGTACAGCAGAACGTGGGCTTCAATAGCGGCTTCGCGGGTAGCGCACTGGGCCTGCCCGCTGTGCCAGCACGGAGTGCCGCCCGATGA
- the pilV gene encoding shufflon system plasmid conjugative transfer pilus tip adhesin PilV, whose translation MRNSPSRPRPQRGFAIIEVLGALVIGSMILLGLSRLIDSSIDDLKGTQTAYYQSQVSAAAAKYLSVNNQALQSATPSAATVVAVGLADLKAAKLVANNMATSNPYGQIPCILIRQPDPAGHPGQFDALVITSGGSKIPDRDIAAVSMNAGIGSGYITSANPGVARGASWSIATDPYRSVACSGATALSGGAADGGHLVSSIFYDGPGQLSTDFLYRNAVPGRPELNRMNTALRFASAALAHSGTSCLNAAGVAEAGIAIDSATRNLITCASNGVWSTSSQWREPVATWSDLPGSGSQAGDVRMVTSLSRAFTYDGAKWVALAVDQQGNMNVPGTLDASKLAASQSITSAGTISATGDINSQGNVGAGNDINAGRDMTVGINLAVGKNITADNIYAQGNVNSKGGMHSPRIQLYDSANPHDPCNYNAIDDDGNPFIKFPIGTILMDQNATPLICYQDKTFRYANGTYSP comes from the coding sequence ATGCGCAATTCCCCCTCACGCCCCCGCCCGCAGCGCGGTTTCGCCATCATCGAAGTGCTCGGCGCACTGGTGATCGGTTCGATGATCCTGCTGGGTCTCTCGCGCCTGATCGACAGCTCCATCGATGATCTAAAGGGCACGCAGACCGCCTACTATCAGTCGCAGGTCAGTGCGGCAGCAGCGAAATACCTCAGTGTCAACAACCAGGCCCTGCAGAGCGCTACACCCTCTGCGGCCACGGTTGTGGCTGTCGGTCTGGCCGATCTGAAAGCAGCCAAGCTGGTTGCCAATAACATGGCCACGAGCAATCCCTATGGGCAGATACCCTGCATCCTGATACGCCAGCCCGATCCCGCCGGTCATCCAGGGCAGTTCGATGCCTTGGTGATCACCAGCGGGGGCAGCAAGATCCCTGATCGCGATATCGCCGCCGTCTCCATGAATGCCGGTATCGGCAGCGGCTACATCACCTCGGCCAATCCGGGCGTGGCGCGAGGCGCCTCCTGGAGCATCGCCACCGATCCCTATCGTTCGGTGGCTTGTAGCGGCGCCACAGCACTCAGTGGCGGCGCAGCCGATGGCGGCCATCTGGTATCGAGCATCTTCTACGATGGCCCGGGCCAGCTCTCCACTGACTTTCTCTACCGCAATGCAGTGCCGGGCCGACCCGAGCTCAACCGCATGAATACTGCGCTACGGTTTGCATCGGCAGCCCTGGCGCACAGCGGCACGTCCTGCCTGAACGCCGCTGGTGTGGCAGAGGCGGGTATCGCCATCGACAGCGCCACGCGCAACCTGATCACTTGCGCCAGCAATGGTGTCTGGTCCACGTCTTCCCAATGGCGCGAGCCTGTTGCCACTTGGTCGGACCTACCCGGTTCAGGGAGCCAGGCCGGTGACGTGCGTATGGTCACCAGCCTGAGTCGGGCCTTTACCTATGATGGCGCCAAGTGGGTGGCGCTAGCGGTTGACCAGCAGGGCAACATGAACGTGCCCGGAACCCTTGATGCCAGCAAGCTTGCGGCTAGCCAGTCCATCACTTCCGCGGGAACCATCAGCGCCACTGGCGACATTAATAGCCAAGGCAATGTAGGAGCCGGCAACGATATCAATGCAGGTCGCGACATGACGGTAGGCATCAACTTGGCGGTCGGCAAGAACATCACTGCCGACAACATCTACGCCCAGGGCAACGTCAACTCCAAAGGCGGCATGCATTCGCCGCGTATTCAGTTGTACGACTCCGCAAATCCTCATGATCCCTGCAACTACAACGCAATTGACGACGATGGCAATCCATTCATCAAGTTCCCTATCGGTACGATCTTGATGGACCAGAACGCAACGCCGCTCATCTGCTACCAGGACAAGACTTTTAGATATGCCAATGGTACTTACTCACCCTGA
- the pilO2 gene encoding type 4b pilus protein PilO2 — protein sequence MASYVTQIEKHRFVCGLFWQSLSRPRELKKEAIDLGRKIDSDLLVIRMDHSTAQAGFAHSREGGRCGMFSLAAIVSKTLAIEGAFYDGEQQAVHNWLGAFMLPDGKWLYLAVRDANFLPNGDFVGEKEEVLDRLHSDYALGGWNVVIGEPELVDMGFHNFNARTIATLIPRKKDGSIRVHKWWRLYQIDGLPSWLPTALGVTAVLLVAAGGWLAWRYYQQKQVERESELAIARAREQIQREASAAAHPWSHIPLPVLMVKTCMDRFDHLTAGGWQLDSYLCTPERQSYSWLRGDSTIALLRAQVPEAMIDASGDKASYVRALSMSSGDNDILGEAQPTLEGLMSRFQAIGLPMKLSEVPPLKLQAQQQQWQPRWRSFLFSISAHGMAPADIATMLSRPGVRVEKLVYHGAEWSLEGTIYAK from the coding sequence ATGGCGAGCTATGTTACCCAGATAGAAAAGCACAGGTTCGTCTGTGGGCTTTTCTGGCAATCCCTGTCGCGTCCGCGCGAACTGAAGAAGGAGGCCATTGATCTCGGCCGCAAGATCGATTCCGATCTGCTGGTTATCCGCATGGACCATTCCACCGCCCAGGCTGGTTTTGCGCATAGTCGGGAGGGCGGGCGTTGCGGCATGTTCTCGCTGGCGGCGATCGTCTCCAAGACACTGGCCATCGAGGGCGCCTTCTACGACGGCGAGCAGCAGGCGGTCCACAACTGGCTGGGGGCGTTCATGCTTCCGGACGGAAAATGGCTGTACCTCGCGGTGCGCGACGCCAACTTCCTGCCCAACGGCGACTTCGTGGGTGAGAAGGAAGAAGTACTCGACCGGCTGCACTCCGACTATGCGCTGGGTGGATGGAATGTGGTCATCGGCGAGCCGGAACTGGTCGATATGGGCTTCCACAATTTCAACGCCCGCACTATCGCCACCCTGATTCCGCGCAAGAAGGATGGCAGCATCCGCGTGCACAAGTGGTGGCGTCTGTATCAGATCGATGGCCTACCATCCTGGCTGCCCACTGCGCTGGGCGTCACCGCGGTCCTGTTGGTGGCCGCGGGCGGATGGCTAGCCTGGCGTTATTACCAGCAAAAGCAGGTCGAACGTGAAAGTGAACTGGCCATCGCGCGAGCACGCGAGCAGATACAGCGCGAGGCGTCGGCCGCCGCGCATCCATGGTCGCACATACCACTGCCCGTGCTGATGGTGAAGACCTGTATGGATCGGTTCGATCATCTGACCGCCGGTGGTTGGCAACTGGATAGCTATCTCTGCACGCCGGAACGTCAAAGTTACAGCTGGCTGCGCGGCGACTCGACGATTGCGCTGCTGCGAGCCCAGGTACCGGAAGCAATGATCGATGCCAGCGGCGACAAGGCCAGCTATGTCCGTGCGCTGTCGATGTCCAGCGGTGATAACGACATATTGGGCGAGGCGCAGCCGACCCTGGAAGGATTGATGTCGCGGTTCCAGGCCATTGGTCTGCCCATGAAGCTGAGCGAGGTACCTCCGCTGAAGCTACAGGCACAGCAACAGCAGTGGCAACCCCGCTGGCGCTCTTTTCTGTTTTCCATCAGTGCACATGGCATGGCGCCCGCCGACATTGCCACCATGCTCAGCCGCCCGGGCGTCCGGGTAGAAAAACTTGTTTATCACGGGGCCGAGTGGTCCTTGGAGGGAACGATCTATGCGAAATAA
- a CDS encoding type II secretion system F family protein produces MLRDLNRWWARTQFTATVRLSLYRKIAKMLSHGLPLLKILEELRDRASEHGKKPYEPLAIVLDDCRRMVQNGRLLAEGLDWWVPRSEQMIIMAGEQSGKLEHTLMAVVGVVQAGKKLQGVILGGLAYPLSVLALVIVYIYLFGTRVIPEFTRMIDPSGWHGAARSLYLMSVWVQHWMVYAVLGLLVLLVVLVLSMSRWTGSLRIVVDRLPPYSIYRLMVGCGFLTAFSALQSAGVTVEKSLLRLSAMAQPWLRERLDGALLGVRSGLNCGEALRNAGYQFPSKEVIDDLCVYAEYKGFAEALKLLADEWMEQGVEAISLRMKVLNGFSIITLALVIGWLVTGFFGIQQEIAALTRSVH; encoded by the coding sequence GTGCTGCGTGATCTTAATCGCTGGTGGGCTCGGACCCAATTCACGGCCACGGTCAGGTTAAGCCTGTATCGCAAGATCGCCAAGATGCTATCCCACGGTCTGCCCTTGCTCAAGATACTGGAGGAGTTGCGCGACCGCGCCTCCGAACACGGCAAGAAGCCCTACGAGCCACTGGCCATCGTACTGGACGACTGCCGGCGCATGGTTCAGAACGGTCGCCTGCTGGCCGAGGGCCTGGACTGGTGGGTGCCGCGCTCGGAGCAGATGATCATCATGGCTGGAGAACAGTCCGGCAAGCTGGAGCATACGCTCATGGCCGTGGTGGGTGTGGTCCAGGCAGGCAAGAAGCTCCAGGGCGTGATCCTTGGCGGGCTGGCCTATCCGCTCTCAGTGCTGGCGTTGGTGATCGTCTACATCTACCTGTTCGGGACCCGGGTCATCCCCGAGTTCACCCGCATGATCGATCCCTCCGGCTGGCATGGTGCGGCCAGGTCGCTGTACCTGATGTCGGTGTGGGTTCAGCACTGGATGGTCTACGCCGTGCTTGGCTTGCTGGTACTGCTGGTAGTCCTGGTGCTGTCGATGAGCCGCTGGACCGGTTCGCTGCGCATCGTGGTGGACCGGCTGCCGCCTTATTCGATCTATCGTTTGATGGTCGGATGCGGATTCCTCACTGCGTTTTCTGCCTTGCAGTCAGCCGGGGTGACGGTAGAGAAGTCCCTGCTGCGGCTTTCGGCGATGGCGCAACCTTGGCTGCGCGAACGCCTGGACGGCGCCTTGCTGGGGGTGCGTTCGGGGCTCAACTGCGGCGAGGCGCTGCGCAATGCAGGGTATCAGTTCCCGTCCAAGGAAGTTATTGATGACCTGTGCGTCTATGCGGAATACAAAGGATTCGCAGAAGCGCTCAAGCTTCTGGCAGATGAATGGATGGAGCAGGGCGTGGAGGCCATCTCGCTGAGGATGAAGGTATTGAACGGTTTTTCCATCATTACCCTGGCCTTGGTGATTGGCTGGCTCGTGACCGGATTTTTCGGCATCCAGCAGGAAATTGCAGCACTAACGCGAAGTGTCCATTGA
- a CDS encoding type 4 pilus major pilin: MMKSKHIHNRKDHLAIRSDSLLARQQGASLLEGIAYLGIAAIVVLGAVSLLTGAFGSAKANQMTEEVVAIRTAVRKLYIGQSYPTSSLVPSLLLANAIPNTLARPTNTTLSNSWGGAVTIVGTTTGFTITYNAVPQDVCVSMISGASGWTQIDQGGNNPITSFPATVSNANSLCSVNSAAGNAVTFTAS, encoded by the coding sequence ATGATGAAAAGCAAACACATCCATAACAGAAAAGACCATCTGGCCATCCGTTCGGATAGCTTACTGGCGCGGCAGCAAGGGGCGTCGCTGCTGGAAGGCATTGCATACCTTGGTATTGCAGCCATCGTAGTACTGGGCGCGGTCTCGTTGCTGACCGGTGCCTTCGGCAGTGCCAAGGCCAACCAGATGACCGAAGAGGTAGTCGCCATCCGGACCGCCGTCAGAAAGCTCTATATTGGCCAAAGCTACCCGACTTCGTCGCTAGTGCCCAGCCTGCTGTTGGCCAACGCGATTCCCAACACCTTGGCACGACCGACTAACACTACCCTGAGCAACAGTTGGGGCGGGGCAGTGACGATTGTTGGAACCACGACGGGTTTTACCATCACCTACAACGCAGTACCACAGGATGTCTGCGTGAGCATGATCAGCGGTGCCAGCGGCTGGACCCAGATCGACCAGGGTGGCAACAACCCGATCACCAGCTTCCCGGCGACGGTGAGCAACGCCAATTCGCTGTGCTCGGTCAATTCGGCCGCTGGCAATGCAGTGACCTTTACGGCGTCCTGA
- a CDS encoding response regulator transcription factor yields the protein MRAGLEPVHFTTETDLLRALRRRGFSLIIIDITVAPGSDDNIFSWLNYRSGDRTPTLVLSPTRSAELAALTLDSGADDFLVRPFEVIEFTARVNALIRRSAPTASRRTIEYAGFSLNRESTRFSYQGTPINLTPREFSMAWLFFSSPGVYISRDTIGAVIWSTDSDIAGRTIEQHVYKLRKKLQIDPNRPVVMIRTAYNQGYRLELCKEASPTSDTADPDDYLPA from the coding sequence ATGCGAGCCGGCCTCGAACCGGTTCATTTCACGACGGAGACTGATTTGTTGCGCGCGTTGCGGCGCAGAGGATTTAGCCTGATCATCATCGATATCACCGTTGCCCCTGGAAGTGACGACAATATTTTCTCCTGGCTGAACTATCGAAGCGGTGATCGTACCCCGACCCTGGTCTTGTCGCCGACGCGTAGCGCAGAACTGGCCGCGCTAACGCTGGACAGTGGCGCTGACGACTTTCTGGTCCGTCCGTTTGAAGTCATCGAGTTTACGGCGCGCGTCAATGCCCTTATCCGGCGGTCGGCGCCTACCGCCAGTCGGCGCACGATTGAATACGCCGGGTTTTCTCTGAACCGGGAATCCACCAGATTCAGCTACCAGGGAACCCCGATCAACCTGACGCCGCGCGAATTCAGCATGGCGTGGCTATTCTTTTCCTCGCCCGGGGTCTACATTTCGCGCGACACCATCGGCGCAGTGATCTGGAGCACCGACAGCGATATCGCTGGCCGCACCATCGAACAACACGTCTACAAGCTACGCAAAAAACTGCAGATCGACCCCAACCGGCCGGTAGTCATGATTCGTACTGCCTACAACCAAGGATATCGGCTGGAGCTATGCAAGGAAGCCTCGCCCACCTCGGACACAGCCGATCCGGACGACTACCTCCCTGCCTGA
- a CDS encoding type IV pilus twitching motility protein PilT — translation MANNSSFARDLQQELLLLLNNPKTFSDIHIEQDEPVMLKTPRGWQSYGDVPVALDEMQPLLNAIDEDWEDKIIDKAIDSPFILDRWRLRCNVFRMARGTRVAISIRRFPLEPMPLESTGLPPYIKTILDVTKGLILITGPTGAGKTTTMASMLEYINTTRHAHIVTIEEPIEYELQRKQSIISQKEVPTDTASFSSGLREALRQKPDVLMVGEIRDFETADTVLHAGESGHLVLATLHTSSAVRAITKLLSFFPPDQRTQRAASLADSLIGVIFQSLLPSEDGEQHVMASEMVFNNNQQIAPFIMDPEKLPLIGDFMKRKEDNMSRTLNDVLIQLIAKKRINPRDALRIAYNRIELHEMLTSKR, via the coding sequence ATGGCAAACAATTCCTCCTTTGCACGAGACCTGCAGCAAGAACTCCTTTTGCTGCTGAACAATCCAAAGACCTTCTCCGATATCCATATCGAGCAGGACGAGCCGGTGATGCTGAAGACGCCTCGTGGCTGGCAGTCTTATGGCGACGTCCCGGTAGCGCTCGACGAGATGCAACCCTTGCTCAACGCAATCGATGAGGATTGGGAAGACAAGATCATCGACAAGGCAATCGATTCTCCGTTCATCCTTGATCGCTGGCGGCTGCGTTGCAATGTGTTTCGCATGGCGCGCGGCACCCGGGTGGCGATCTCGATCCGTCGCTTCCCTCTGGAGCCCATGCCACTGGAGAGCACTGGACTGCCGCCTTACATCAAGACCATTCTGGATGTCACCAAAGGCCTCATTCTCATCACGGGTCCCACCGGTGCTGGCAAGACGACCACCATGGCCTCCATGCTGGAGTACATCAATACGACCCGTCACGCACATATCGTCACGATCGAAGAACCCATCGAATACGAACTTCAACGCAAGCAATCCATTATTTCTCAAAAAGAGGTACCCACGGATACCGCGAGTTTTTCCAGCGGTCTACGCGAAGCCCTCCGTCAAAAGCCCGACGTATTGATGGTCGGTGAGATCCGTGACTTCGAGACTGCCGACACGGTCCTCCATGCCGGAGAGTCCGGGCACCTCGTCCTGGCTACCCTGCATACCAGCAGTGCAGTGCGTGCCATTACAAAACTTCTCAGTTTCTTCCCGCCTGATCAACGGACACAACGCGCGGCATCGCTGGCTGACTCTCTGATCGGCGTCATCTTCCAGAGTCTGCTGCCCTCCGAGGATGGCGAACAACACGTCATGGCCAGCGAGATGGTGTTCAACAACAACCAGCAGATCGCTCCCTTCATCATGGATCCTGAAAAGCTACCGCTGATTGGCGACTTCATGAAGCGCAAGGAAGATAATATGTCCCGCACGCTCAACGATGTCCTGATCCAGCTGATCGCCAAGAAGAGGATCAATCCGCGCGACGCCTTGCGCATTGCCTATAACCGCATCGAATTGCACGAGATGCTGACCAGCAAGCGCTGA
- a CDS encoding lytic transglycosylase domain-containing protein translates to MVLTHPDHSAAAGIPVIRRLGRDLLAGILLASSCGLAHACWEQVANWYGVNVHLLYAIAKTESNLNPLARNQNKNGSYDIGLMQINSAWLPTLKKYGIDESRLRDPCVNLQVGAWILSQNMQKMGPTWEAVGAYNARNPKLRIEYARRVYRNIPTEALVQAGR, encoded by the coding sequence ATGGTACTTACTCACCCTGATCATAGCGCTGCTGCCGGCATTCCCGTCATACGGCGCCTCGGACGCGACCTGCTGGCCGGCATCCTGCTGGCTTCCAGTTGCGGCCTTGCGCACGCCTGCTGGGAGCAGGTGGCCAACTGGTATGGCGTAAACGTGCATCTCCTGTATGCGATCGCCAAGACCGAATCCAATCTCAATCCTCTGGCGAGGAACCAGAACAAGAACGGTTCTTACGATATCGGCCTGATGCAGATCAACAGCGCCTGGCTGCCGACCCTGAAGAAGTACGGGATCGACGAGTCCCGCCTGAGGGATCCCTGTGTCAATCTTCAGGTTGGCGCGTGGATCCTCTCCCAGAACATGCAGAAGATGGGGCCAACCTGGGAGGCGGTCGGTGCGTATAATGCAAGAAATCCCAAGCTGCGAATCGAGTACGCCAGGCGGGTCTATCGCAACATCCCGACCGAGGCACTCGTTCAGGCAGGGAGGTAG
- a CDS encoding CesT family type III secretion system chaperone, with protein sequence MKETDFRTLVADISRLANTTLPEGVTGHAQLEIDGINFTLMDGAAMEEGSIAYFCDFGPIPDNGDRADILQRLLECNLLMFGVGTPTFSVNFETGHAMLMGRAELAQIDAQKLVNAFIHYATQARQWQQNHFLESTRRTRSKTQHRLVSAA encoded by the coding sequence ATGAAAGAAACTGACTTTCGCACGCTGGTGGCCGATATTTCGCGCCTTGCCAACACCACTCTCCCGGAGGGGGTGACCGGACATGCGCAACTGGAGATCGACGGCATCAACTTCACACTGATGGACGGCGCTGCCATGGAGGAGGGGAGCATCGCGTACTTCTGCGACTTTGGCCCCATTCCCGACAACGGCGACCGTGCCGACATCCTGCAGCGCCTGCTCGAATGCAATTTGCTGATGTTTGGCGTGGGCACGCCCACCTTCTCGGTCAACTTTGAGACCGGTCACGCCATGCTGATGGGGCGCGCCGAACTGGCCCAGATCGACGCGCAAAAATTGGTCAATGCCTTCATCCACTATGCCACCCAAGCACGGCAATGGCAGCAGAACCACTTCCTGGAAAGTACCAGGCGTACCAGGTCCAAGACCCAACACAGGCTCGTTAGCGCGGCGTAA
- the pilM gene encoding type IV pilus biogenesis protein PilM, translating to MWGLIVALVMIAAGEFYSSTSSQALAVVQSNSGREVAAEMALYRQAVIDYFSAHDLRGTSVSIEALKSAKALPSWSVLYQQSDRLLWDNYRDQDGIIYIYSTSLPSTNITADLNQISGNSLLVGVYRRGKSTLQSGLFGDTGIPVAALAGRGIADGAPLWIAMTQ from the coding sequence ATGTGGGGCCTCATCGTGGCACTGGTAATGATCGCGGCGGGTGAGTTTTACTCCAGCACCAGCAGCCAGGCACTGGCCGTGGTTCAGTCCAATTCTGGCCGGGAGGTGGCAGCAGAGATGGCGCTGTACCGGCAGGCTGTCATCGACTATTTCAGCGCCCACGACTTGCGTGGAACGAGCGTGTCTATCGAAGCTCTCAAAAGCGCCAAAGCCTTACCGAGCTGGTCGGTGCTCTATCAGCAAAGTGATCGACTGCTCTGGGACAACTACCGAGACCAGGACGGGATCATCTATATCTACTCCACCTCGCTGCCCTCGACAAACATTACTGCCGATCTCAACCAGATCTCCGGCAATTCCCTGCTGGTCGGCGTCTATCGACGCGGCAAGAGCACACTGCAATCGGGCCTCTTCGGCGATACCGGAATTCCGGTCGCCGCGCTGGCGGGCAGGGGCATTGCTGATGGTGCCCCGCTGTGGATCGCTATGACTCAATGA
- a CDS encoding GspE/PulE family protein — MIQHAERQEGQAVGKGQATLGLDDLQALCGLGILSNSGSLEARPEEKKLLCLLGDGRLLVVAGQAFNPHVLSYRGRLERMGHPFREVQASIELIRRINSNGLPLQAERNQEHSMMQVTAKEMLNKACRVRASDIHLRVRKNCTEIYFRIHNDLLPVGGQTREYGERLLATLYGAMTSVSDSSYKPTERQDASIADRDKLPPELYGVRIATVPTNEGSLMVLRLLYNDVGENLDLGSLGFSAQQVSDLQRLKEQPIGMNIISGPTGSGKSTTLQRVLNGQILEGEGKLHVLTIEDPVEYPIEGAVQTTITNAHTEEERSRLFSAAISNAMRLDPDTIMIGEIRDRASAQNALRASMTGHQIWTTLHANSALAIVDRLIDLGLQQSLVLDHTVITGLISQRLVKQLCPHCKRPLLAHLDQVPAALLARLRQVIPDRLQDVCISGPGCEFCSHRGTIGRTVVAEVIVPDESFFRHLRMGEKCQAWRHWKESLGGRSIADHALDKVVAGLIDPAMAEKVVGHFQGPVAASVHHLHVVEADGAA; from the coding sequence ATGATCCAACATGCCGAACGGCAGGAGGGACAAGCGGTGGGCAAGGGGCAGGCCACACTTGGACTCGACGATCTGCAGGCCCTGTGTGGACTTGGCATCCTCAGCAATTCCGGCAGCCTGGAGGCCAGGCCGGAAGAAAAAAAGCTGCTTTGCCTACTGGGCGACGGCCGCCTGCTGGTGGTCGCCGGACAGGCATTCAATCCTCATGTACTGTCCTATCGCGGGCGCCTGGAACGCATGGGCCACCCCTTCAGAGAGGTCCAGGCCAGCATCGAGCTGATCCGGCGCATCAACAGTAATGGATTGCCGCTCCAGGCCGAGCGCAATCAGGAACATTCGATGATGCAGGTCACGGCCAAGGAGATGCTCAACAAGGCCTGCAGGGTGCGTGCCTCGGACATCCACCTGCGGGTGCGGAAGAATTGCACGGAGATCTATTTCCGCATTCACAACGATCTGTTGCCAGTAGGAGGACAGACCCGTGAATACGGTGAGCGGCTGTTGGCTACCTTATATGGCGCCATGACCTCGGTCTCGGACAGTTCCTACAAACCGACCGAACGCCAGGACGCCAGCATCGCCGATCGCGACAAGCTGCCACCGGAATTGTATGGCGTGCGCATCGCCACCGTACCGACCAATGAGGGCAGCCTGATGGTACTGCGGCTGCTGTACAACGATGTTGGCGAAAACCTGGACCTGGGCTCGCTGGGATTTTCTGCCCAGCAGGTAAGCGACCTGCAACGTCTCAAGGAGCAGCCCATCGGCATGAACATCATCAGCGGGCCCACTGGCTCGGGCAAGTCGACCACGCTGCAGCGCGTGCTCAATGGGCAGATCCTTGAAGGCGAAGGGAAACTGCACGTATTGACCATCGAGGACCCGGTCGAATATCCGATCGAGGGTGCGGTCCAGACTACGATAACCAATGCGCATACCGAAGAGGAACGCTCGCGCCTGTTCTCGGCTGCCATCTCCAATGCCATGCGGCTCGATCCGGACACCATCATGATCGGCGAGATCCGTGATCGGGCCTCGGCGCAGAATGCTTTACGCGCCTCGATGACGGGCCACCAGATATGGACCACTCTGCATGCCAACAGTGCGTTGGCTATCGTTGACCGTCTCATCGACCTTGGCTTGCAGCAGAGCCTGGTACTAGATCACACCGTCATTACCGGCCTGATCAGCCAGCGCCTGGTCAAGCAACTGTGCCCCCATTGCAAGAGGCCGTTGCTGGCGCATCTGGATCAGGTACCGGCGGCCTTGCTGGCGCGCTTGCGTCAGGTGATTCCTGACCGCCTGCAAGATGTCTGCATCTCTGGCCCGGGTTGCGAGTTCTGCTCGCATCGCGGCACCATCGGACGCACCGTCGTGGCGGAGGTCATCGTGCCCGACGAGAGCTTCTTCCGCCATTTGCGGATGGGAGAGAAATGTCAGGCCTGGCGTCACTGGAAGGAATCCCTGGGTGGTCGGAGCATCGCCGATCACGCCCTCGACAAGGTGGTGGCCGGCTTGATTGATCCGGCCATGGCGGAAAAGGTGGTCGGTCACTTCCAGGGGCCAGTGGCGGCCTCCGTGCATCATCTGCATGTGGTGGAGGCCGATGGTGCTGCGTGA